The region GCGGCCGCGCTCGTCGAAGGTCACCTGCGCGGCCGGGACGGCGGCGGCTCCTTGCGCGTATGCGCCGCCGGTCTCGCCGATGGCATCGGGGAGGGAAGACGCGCGACCGGGGAGGAGCGTCGCCGGCCCCGAGGATGCCGGAGCGAGGGTCGCCAGGTCCGAGGATGCCGGGGCAAGGCTCGCCGCTCTCGACGATGCCGGGGCAAGAGCCTCGGAGGCGTGGCCGGGTCCCCCGCCCTCTCCGACCTCCCGGATGCCGCCCGGGCCCAGGAGCGCGCCCCGCACCGCGTGGACGACCGCCGCGAAGGCGCGGTGCTCGTCGGCGAGGCGCACCTCGAGCTTGCGCGGGTGGATGTTCACGTCGAGGGCACCCGGCGGCACCGTCAGGAAGAGCACCGCGATGGGGTGGTGCCCGTGCGGGAGGAGCTCCGCACAGCCCTGCACGACGGCGCGCCAGAGGAGCCGGCTCTGGATGGGCCGGCCGTTCACGAAGAGGTAGTCGAGGCCGCGGCCAGGCCGCGCCGCCTCGGGCCGGGTCACCCACCCCGCCACCGCCACCGTCCCCCAGGGGCCCGCAACGGGCACCAGCTGCGCGGCCGTGGACCGCCCGAGCACCTGCGCCAGCCGCTCGTCGGGCGTGGCCGGCGGGTAGGCCAACACCTCCCGCCCGTCGTGGCTCAGCCGGAAGGCCACGCGCGGGGCCGCGAGCGCCAGGCGCTGCACGGCGTCGACGATCAGCGCGAACTCGCGCCCCGGGGACTTCAGGAACTTGCGCCGGGCCGGGGTGTTGAAGAAGAGGTCCTCGACCGTGACCGTGGTGCCGGGCGCGCCGGCGGCCACGCGCACCTCGGCGGGGCCACCCCCGATGACCCGCACCCGGGTCGCCGCACTCTGCGCCGGCGGCCGTGTGACCAGGTCGAAGCGGCTGACGGCGGCGATGCTGGGCAGGGCCTCGCCACGGAAGCCGTAGGTGGCCACCTGCTCCAGATCCTCCGCCCGGAGGATCTTGCTGGTGGCGAAGCGTTCCACCGCCAACGGCGCGTCCCCGGGCGTCATCCCGATGCCGTCGTCGCTGACGCGGATGCGCCGCAGGCCCGCCCCCTCGACGACCACGGAGACCGTTCGCGCGCCGGCGTCGAGGCTGTTCTCCACCAGCTCCTTCACCACGGAGGCCGGCCGCTCGACGACCTCGCCGGCGGCGATGCGCTCGGCCACCTCGCGGGGCAGGCGGACAATGCGGCCGGGCAGGGTGTCCATCGTCCGCTATTGCACGCGCCGGGCCCGCCCCTCGGCCCGCCCCTGATCCGCATGACCGGCACGCCCCGCAGGACCCGCCCGCCCCTGGCCCTCCCGGGCGGCGCGGGCCCGTTCGCGCAGTTCGGAGAGTTTGTTGAGCGCCTCCAGCGGCGAGAGCGTCTCCACGGCCAGGCTGAGCAGCTCCTCCTCCACCGGGGAGGGGACCTGCAGCGGCAGGGGGATCTGCAGGGCGCCGCGGGCGCGGCCGGGCAGCGGCGGCAGGAAGGTGTCGGCGGCCGGGCCCACCGAGGCCGCCTCCAGGTGGGCGAGGACGCGGCGGGCCTGGGCGATCACCGGCTGGGGGATCCCGGCCAGGCGGGCCACGTGGATGCCGTAGGAGCGGTCGGCCGCGCCGGGGACCACCCGGTGCAGGAAGACCACCTCCTCCCCCTCCTCCTGCACCAGCACGTTCACGTTGTGCACGCGCGGCAGGAGCGCGGCCAGCTCGGTCAGCTCGTGGAAGTGGGTGGCGAAGAGCGTCCGCGCGCCGACGACGTCGTGCAGGTACTCGACCACCGCCCAGGCCAGGCTCATCCCGTCGTAGGTGCTGGTCCCGCGCCCGACCTCGTCGAGGACGATCAGGCTGCGGCGCGTCGCCCCGTGGAGGATGGCGGCGGTCTCCTGCATCTCCACCAGGAAGGTACTGCGCCCCATGGCCGTGTCGTCGCTCGCCCCGACCCGGGCGAAGACCCGGTCGGCCAGCCCGATGACGGCGCGCTCGGCCGGGACGAACGCCCCCGCCTGGGCCATGACGACGAGCAGGGCCGCCTGGCGGCAGTAGACGCTCTTCCCGGCCATGTTGGGCCCGGTGACGATGAGGACGGCCCGCTCCTCCACGTCCAGCTCCAGGTCGTTGGGGACGAAGGCTCCCGCCGGCAGGGCCTCCTCCACCACCGGGTGGCGCCCCGCCCGCACCCGGAGCACCGGCGCCTCGGTCATCTCCGGCCGGACGTAGCTGCGCGTCGCCGCCACCTCGGCGAAGGCCGCCAGCACGTCGGCCTGGGCCAGCGCGGCCGCGGTGGCCTGCAGCGCGGGCGCGTGGGCGGCCACCTGCCGGCGCACCCCGTCGAGCAGCCGCGCCTCCAGATCGGCCATGCGCTCTTCGGCCCCCAGGATCTGCGCCTCGCGCTCCTTCATCTCGGCGGTGATGAAGCGCTCCGCCTGGGTGAGCGTCTGCTTGCGGATGTAGTCGGGCGGGACCAGGTGGAGGCTCGGGCGGCTCACCTCCAGGTAGTAGCCGAAGACCTTGTTGAACCCCACGCGCAGGGAGCGGATCCCCGTGCGCGCCCGCTCCGCCGCTTCCAGGCCGGCGATCCACGCCTTGCCGTCGCGGGCCGCCGTCCGCAGGGCGTCCAGCTCGGCGTCGTACCCGTCGCGGATGATCCCCGTCTCGCGCGGCGCCCCCGGCGGGTCGTCGACGATGGCGCGGCGGATCAGGTCGGTGACCTCCGGGTGGAGGTCCACCTGCGCGGCCAGCGCCTGCAGGAGCGGTGCCGTCGCGGCGCCGAGCGCCTCCCGCACCGGGCCCAGGCGCTCGAGGGAGGCGCGCAGCGCCACGAGGTCCCGCGGGGTGGCGGAGCCGTGGCCGATGCGGCCCACCAGGCGCTCCAGGTCGGCGATCGGGCGCAATGCCTGGCGCAGGGCCTCGCGTCGGGCCGGGTGGGCCACCAGGTCGGCCACCGCGTCGTGGCGCTCGCGGATCGCCTCCTGGTCCCGCAGCGGCCGCGTGAGCCAGGCGCGCAGGAGCCGCGCGCCCATGGCCGTGACGGTGCGGTCGAGGACCCCCAGCAGCGTGTGGCGCGAGGAGCCGTCCCGCAGGTTGGCCAGGACCTCCAGGTTGCGGCGGGTGCCGGCGTCGAGCGCCAGGTAGCGGTCGAGCGCCAGCACGCGCACCCCCTGCAGGTGCGCCAGCGGGCTGCGCTGCGTCTCCTGCAGGTACTGCAGCAGCGTGCCGGCTGCGCTGACTGCCGCGGGGAGCCCGGCCAGCCCGAACCCCTCCAGGCCGTGCACCCGGAAGTGCTCGCGCAGCGCCCGCTCCGCCCGTCCGGCTTCCCAGCGCCACCCTTCGACCTCGGTGACGTGCACGGGGGTGCCGCGGTTGCCGCTGTGGAGGCGGCCCTCCACCGCGTTGCGCTCTTCGGGGGCCAGGAGGAGCTCCCGCGCGCCGATCCGCTCCACCTCCTCGAGCAGCGCCGGCAGGTCGCCCTGGCCGGCTTCCGCCGCGGCGAACTCGCCGGTGGAGAGGTCGGCCCAGGCCAGCCCCCATCGCCCCTCTATCCGCGCCAGCGCGGCCAGGTAGACGCCGGCCCGCGGGGGCAGGAGGGCCTCCTCGATGACCGTCCCGGGCGTGATGATGCGGGTGACCTCCCGGCGCACCAGGCCGCGCGCCTTGCGCGGGTCCTCGACCTGGTCGCACAGCGCCACCCGGTAGCCGCGCTCCACCAGGCGGGCGAGGTAGCCGGTGACGGCGTGGTAGGGCACGCCGCACATCGGCACCCGGCGCCCCTTGCCCACCTCCCGCGAGGTGAGGGTGATCTCCAGCACGCGGGCGGCGACCTCCGCGTCCTCGTAGAAGAGCTCGTAGAAGTCGCCGAGCCGGAAGAGGAGGAGCGTCCCGGGGTGACGCGCCTTCAGCTCGTGGTACTGGCGCATCATCGGGGTGAGGTCCGTGGTCATGGGGACGGTCGGAGGCGCGGTGCCGGTCCCTGCTCGTCGCAAACTGCCCGCTCTCTTCTGGCTACGCTGCCCGAATCCTGCCGAACAGCGTCCGGGCCTCCCCCCGTTGGGGCATAACAGCCCACGAAGACGACTCTGCGACCTGAGAGGTGAGCCGATGCCGCGCATCATCCCTGCCCTCGCCCTTGTCCTGGCCCTCGGTTCGGCCTTCGTCACCACCATTGGCGTGTCCGTCACGGCCCAGGCCGCCGCCCCGCCAGACCCCACCGTCGCCGCGCT is a window of Armatimonadota bacterium DNA encoding:
- the mutL gene encoding DNA mismatch repair endonuclease MutL, with translation MDTLPGRIVRLPREVAERIAAGEVVERPASVVKELVENSLDAGARTVSVVVEGAGLRRIRVSDDGIGMTPGDAPLAVERFATSKILRAEDLEQVATYGFRGEALPSIAAVSRFDLVTRPPAQSAATRVRVIGGGPAEVRVAAGAPGTTVTVEDLFFNTPARRKFLKSPGREFALIVDAVQRLALAAPRVAFRLSHDGREVLAYPPATPDERLAQVLGRSTAAQLVPVAGPWGTVAVAGWVTRPEAARPGRGLDYLFVNGRPIQSRLLWRAVVQGCAELLPHGHHPIAVLFLTVPPGALDVNIHPRKLEVRLADEHRAFAAVVHAVRGALLGPGGIREVGEGGGPGHASEALAPASSRAASLAPASSDLATLAPASSGPATLLPGRASSLPDAIGETGGAYAQGAAAVPAAQVTFDERGRLPPLRLLGQVHATYLLAEDARGVVLVDQHAAHERVLYERLLEGARRGRGATQLLAVPVTVDLSPREEGVLAEFLAAAPALGFDVEEFGRGTLLVRGVPAALAGRPVEPLVRAALEALADPGGGDEALRRLAIATACHTAVRSGDVLTPEAATALLRDLAATEDPYTCFHGRPTMVRVALETVDRWFLRR
- the mutS gene encoding DNA mismatch repair protein MutS yields the protein MTTDLTPMMRQYHELKARHPGTLLLFRLGDFYELFYEDAEVAARVLEITLTSREVGKGRRVPMCGVPYHAVTGYLARLVERGYRVALCDQVEDPRKARGLVRREVTRIITPGTVIEEALLPPRAGVYLAALARIEGRWGLAWADLSTGEFAAAEAGQGDLPALLEEVERIGARELLLAPEERNAVEGRLHSGNRGTPVHVTEVEGWRWEAGRAERALREHFRVHGLEGFGLAGLPAAVSAAGTLLQYLQETQRSPLAHLQGVRVLALDRYLALDAGTRRNLEVLANLRDGSSRHTLLGVLDRTVTAMGARLLRAWLTRPLRDQEAIRERHDAVADLVAHPARREALRQALRPIADLERLVGRIGHGSATPRDLVALRASLERLGPVREALGAATAPLLQALAAQVDLHPEVTDLIRRAIVDDPPGAPRETGIIRDGYDAELDALRTAARDGKAWIAGLEAAERARTGIRSLRVGFNKVFGYYLEVSRPSLHLVPPDYIRKQTLTQAERFITAEMKEREAQILGAEERMADLEARLLDGVRRQVAAHAPALQATAAALAQADVLAAFAEVAATRSYVRPEMTEAPVLRVRAGRHPVVEEALPAGAFVPNDLELDVEERAVLIVTGPNMAGKSVYCRQAALLVVMAQAGAFVPAERAVIGLADRVFARVGASDDTAMGRSTFLVEMQETAAILHGATRRSLIVLDEVGRGTSTYDGMSLAWAVVEYLHDVVGARTLFATHFHELTELAALLPRVHNVNVLVQEEGEEVVFLHRVVPGAADRSYGIHVARLAGIPQPVIAQARRVLAHLEAASVGPAADTFLPPLPGRARGALQIPLPLQVPSPVEEELLSLAVETLSPLEALNKLSELRERARAAREGQGRAGPAGRAGHADQGRAEGRARRVQ